From the genome of Desulfurobacteriaceae bacterium:
CACCGAAGAAACCAAAGATTGTTTCAAAAAGAACAGTTAAGAAGATTCCTAAGGAAACTTCTAAGGAAAAAAGTTCTGGAGGCTTAAAAGCTGTTGATGGAAACCTTCCTGCTTACTACTTAGAAGCTATTAGAAGGGCCATAGAAGAAAACATTTTCTATCCCCTTGAGGCTATAGAAAGAGGTGAAGAAGGAAGAGTAAGCGTAGAGTTTGTCCTCAATAGGAACGGTAAAGTCCTTCAATGTAAACCTCTTAGAGGAAAAAGCGAAATACTGAAGGAAGCAACCTGTATAGCTATAGGGAGAGCAACCTTCCCTCCAATTCCAACTTCTATAAAAAACAGTAAGCTTAAGTTTCAGCTGGAAATAGAATATAACTTAGACATGATCCGTTAATCTTCTGGTTTCACTTTTTCTATTTTTATAGATGGGATTCTTAGTTTTGATAGTTTTTCTTCAAGGACTTTTACCCTATCTTCAAGTACTTTAAGTTTTTCCGTGAGTTCTTGATTACTTTTAGAAAGCTTATTTTTCAAGGAAACTATTTCCTTTTCTAACCTTTGGCTTGTAGTTTCCATTTTAGTATTAAGTTCAGACTTTATGTAGGACACTTTCTTCTCTGTATCAAGCTCTACTTTACTAATATGGCTTTCGACAATCTCTATAGCTTTTTCAAGTTTAGAGAGTTTTTCTTCAATTTCCTTCATACTCTGATGAATAGAGTTAATTGACACTTGAACCTTAGGAACTTCTTCTTTTACCTTGAGAACTTGAGTATTTGTGTTTTTAAGATCTTTTTCCAGTTTAGACTGCTTAAGTTCAAGTATTTGAATTTTTGCCTCTAGATCATTTATCTTTTTTGCTTGCTCGTCAGAAATACAGGATGCTAGTAAAATTGTAGCTGTTACTGGTAGTATAAGTTTCTTCATTTTTTCCTCCAGTGAAAAATTTCTCAAATAATTTTAGTATAACTATTAAAAACTTATGAGGGGAGGACGATGGTAAGTGCTGGAATAGATGTTGGCTCGACGACCGTTAAGGGAGTCCTGATAGATGAAAATGGAAGAATTTTAGTTGAACACTATGAAAGGCATGAAGCTAAGCAAATCGAGAAAGTTTT
Proteins encoded in this window:
- a CDS encoding TonB family protein; translated protein: MKASVRIVLALLVSILIELAFIRVTEIIYKPQPKEVKEVIKISLIKPKNQKVKIEKTLGKRTKKKKKKKIHSKSTPKKPKIVSKRTVKKIPKETSKEKSSGGLKAVDGNLPAYYLEAIRRAIEENIFYPLEAIERGEEGRVSVEFVLNRNGKVLQCKPLRGKSEILKEATCIAIGRATFPPIPTSIKNSKLKFQLEIEYNLDMIR